In Pelosinus sp. UFO1, one genomic interval encodes:
- a CDS encoding YifB family Mg chelatase-like AAA ATPase, whose translation MFSQTFGSTTLGLNGVLITVEVDISNGLPALDIVGLPDTAVKESKERVRAAIKNSGFEFPSRRITINLAPADLKKDSSGLDLPIAIGILAASGQIISKHYQQYVFVSELSLEGKLRGISGVLPMAIHCFEQGVNQIVVGTDNSQEALLVDRLMVYSPTNLAQLVNHLNGQELLTPEKQKPFTDLGNNNYEDFADVQGQFVAKRALEVAAAGGHNLLMVGPPGSGKTMLARRITSILPTMSPQEALEVTKIYSIADLLHNHTGLVTTRPFRSPHHTISAASMVGGGRIPRPGEVTLSHHGVLFLDELAEFPRTVLEVLRQPLEDGQVTISRVNASFSYPAKLMLLTAMNPCPCGFLGDSSKGCSCSIGDINRYRKKISGPLLDRMDIHVHVPRLEYAEMTTTVPTESSAIIRQRVIEARAIQYARLKKYNLFCNAQMSHKHLKTACHMTPGAQLILKQAFEKMNLSARGYDRILKVARTIADLAKTDEITDMHIAEAIHFRNNI comes from the coding sequence GTGTTTTCGCAAACATTTGGCTCAACCACTTTAGGTTTGAATGGAGTTCTTATTACAGTAGAAGTAGATATATCCAATGGACTGCCAGCATTAGATATTGTTGGTTTACCCGATACTGCTGTTAAAGAGTCGAAAGAACGTGTACGGGCAGCAATAAAAAATTCAGGTTTTGAATTTCCTTCCCGACGTATTACAATTAATTTAGCACCGGCTGATCTAAAAAAAGATAGCTCGGGACTAGATTTACCTATTGCCATTGGTATCCTAGCGGCCAGCGGACAAATTATTTCAAAACATTATCAGCAATATGTGTTTGTCAGTGAGTTATCCTTAGAAGGTAAGTTACGAGGTATCTCAGGGGTATTACCAATGGCGATTCATTGCTTTGAGCAAGGAGTCAATCAAATAGTTGTTGGCACTGATAATTCTCAAGAGGCCCTGCTGGTAGATAGGTTAATGGTATATTCCCCTACTAACTTAGCTCAATTAGTTAACCATTTAAATGGACAAGAGCTTCTGACACCCGAAAAGCAAAAACCTTTTACCGATTTGGGGAACAATAACTATGAGGATTTTGCTGATGTACAGGGGCAATTCGTTGCCAAAAGGGCCTTAGAAGTTGCAGCAGCGGGTGGACATAATTTATTAATGGTAGGACCACCAGGCTCTGGAAAGACTATGTTAGCTAGGCGCATTACCTCTATTTTACCTACCATGTCGCCCCAGGAAGCATTAGAAGTCACAAAAATATATAGCATTGCAGATTTACTACACAATCATACGGGATTGGTAACGACAAGACCATTTCGCAGTCCCCATCATACTATTTCTGCTGCTAGCATGGTAGGTGGTGGACGTATCCCTCGGCCCGGCGAAGTTACATTGAGCCATCATGGTGTGTTATTTTTAGATGAGTTAGCTGAATTTCCAAGAACCGTTTTAGAAGTATTACGCCAGCCCTTAGAAGATGGACAAGTTACAATTTCGAGAGTTAATGCTTCTTTTTCTTATCCAGCAAAGCTAATGCTTCTTACGGCAATGAATCCTTGTCCGTGTGGATTTTTGGGTGATAGTAGTAAGGGCTGCTCCTGTAGTATTGGTGATATTAATCGTTATCGCAAGAAGATCTCTGGTCCTTTACTTGATCGAATGGATATACATGTACATGTACCACGCTTAGAATACGCAGAAATGACAACGACTGTACCCACAGAATCCTCTGCTATTATCCGCCAACGGGTGATAGAAGCAAGAGCTATTCAGTATGCTCGTTTAAAAAAGTATAATTTATTTTGTAATGCCCAAATGAGTCATAAACATCTTAAGACTGCTTGTCACATGACGCCAGGAGCACAATTAATCCTTAAACAGGCTTTCGAAAAAATGAATTTAAGCGCACGAGGATATGATCGTATACTAAAAGTAGCTCGTACAATTGCAGATTTAGCAAAAACAGACGAAATAACAGATATGCACATTGCAGAAGCCATTCATTTTCGTAATAATATATAG
- a CDS encoding metal-dependent hydrolase → MRKFLVYLSFLMLLLSSSLAAAASANDNSVNEKVTLTYYGQSAFMLSHGNTKLIFDPYLSKSPWKAANADEIECQYILVSHGHQDHLGDTVPIAKRTGAKVITFNALAGLLKEQGCDVAPMDIGGQRAFDFGYVKLTPAVHGSGVPGGLAAGFIVNFYGKTIYFAGDTALFGDMAFIAKAKVDYALLPIGDNYTMGIADAADAVGLIKPKAVIPMHYNTNPLIKASPEEFKKLVEKRYRIPVHVMQPGGTLIL, encoded by the coding sequence TTGAGAAAATTTCTGGTTTATTTATCTTTTTTAATGCTGTTGTTGAGTAGCTCGCTGGCTGCAGCAGCAAGCGCAAATGACAACTCAGTTAACGAAAAAGTTACCCTGACCTACTATGGGCAATCGGCGTTTATGCTTTCTCACGGCAACACAAAGTTGATCTTCGATCCTTATCTGAGTAAGAGTCCGTGGAAGGCGGCCAATGCCGATGAAATTGAATGCCAGTACATCCTTGTTTCACATGGTCATCAGGACCATCTGGGGGATACCGTTCCAATTGCCAAGCGCACTGGTGCTAAGGTTATTACGTTTAACGCTCTTGCCGGACTGCTGAAAGAGCAAGGATGTGATGTGGCCCCTATGGATATCGGTGGTCAGCGGGCATTTGACTTCGGCTACGTCAAGTTAACACCGGCTGTTCATGGTTCTGGTGTCCCCGGAGGACTGGCCGCTGGGTTTATTGTTAACTTCTACGGGAAAACCATCTATTTTGCCGGTGATACCGCCTTATTCGGTGACATGGCCTTCATCGCCAAGGCTAAAGTCGATTATGCGTTGCTGCCAATAGGAGATAACTACACTATGGGAATAGCTGACGCGGCAGATGCGGTGGGACTGATCAAACCCAAGGCAGTAATTCCAATGCATTATAATACCAATCCTTTAATAAAAGCCTCGCCTGAGGAGTTTAAAAAGTTAGTGGAAAAACGCTACAGAATTCCGGTTCACGTAATGCAGCCGGGAGGGACACTTATTTTATGA
- a CDS encoding 3D domain-containing protein, producing the protein MRLKLTIGTIIITLMLGVGINYKTIIDQKQADEARIAQITSEAQANLQKVEDMQKDIAILRRELAVQRDVYPTSRGGHRVARYIDGAQVTWYNDIGKTASGTTATSGRTVAVDPDVVPLGSEVEIVMPDGRVFRRIAEDTGGAVKGKVFDVHIDASDEELYELGRTHGVRVFVLDR; encoded by the coding sequence ATGAGACTAAAATTGACTATCGGCACGATTATAATAACCTTAATGCTTGGCGTTGGCATCAACTACAAAACAATCATTGATCAAAAGCAAGCAGATGAAGCGCGAATAGCACAAATAACGTCTGAGGCCCAAGCGAATCTGCAAAAGGTTGAGGACATGCAAAAAGACATAGCAATTCTAAGGCGTGAGCTGGCGGTCCAGCGTGACGTCTACCCAACTAGCCGTGGTGGGCACCGGGTGGCTCGCTACATAGACGGCGCACAGGTGACTTGGTACAACGATATAGGTAAAACAGCATCAGGCACAACAGCTACCTCGGGCAGGACTGTAGCCGTTGACCCGGACGTAGTTCCACTAGGTTCAGAGGTTGAGATTGTTATGCCTGACGGCAGAGTGTTTCGGCGTATCGCAGAAGATACCGGGGGGGCGGTTAAAGGTAAAGTGTTTGACGTTCATATAGACGCTTCAGACGAAGAACTATATGAGCTAGGGCGTACTCATGGGGTGAGAGTATTTGTTCTTGATAGGTAG